One segment of Coffea arabica cultivar ET-39 chromosome 7c, Coffea Arabica ET-39 HiFi, whole genome shotgun sequence DNA contains the following:
- the LOC140004015 gene encoding dicarboxylate transporter 2.1, chloroplastic-like isoform X1 → MSSPHSPSHEGHHDNHHLPTTTPPPPSPPSSLKTKRCKFSTTISNWKGVKFIPFIISVSIGIVFNFAVPKPHQLSRKSWQLLSIFLTTISGLILSPLPVGAWAMFCLTLTVITKTLTFMQAFSAFTNEVIWLIVISFFFSKGFVKTGLGERVAMMFVKWLGKNTLGLSYGLVLSEAAISPAMPSTTARAGGIFLPIIKSLAEASDSFPKDESARKLGAYLIQSQLQSSSSSSALFLTAAAQNMLCFKLAEALVVEISNGWVTWLKGSCVPAIVNLLVTPVLVYKMFPPKIKRTPDAAVVAKQKLAQMGPLKREEWFMIATMLITVALWISGTALNISSVIAALLGLSLLLLLGVLDWNDCLSEKSAWDTLAWFGVLVGMAGQLTALGVIQWVSGRVAHFLKSQSIGWFGSFFILQLAYFFVHYLFASQTAHVAALYSAFLEMHLASKVPGQLAAMALAYNTNLFGALTHYSSGQSAVYYGAGYVRLNDVFKLGIVMALINLITWGLIGLGWWKALHFY, encoded by the exons ATGTCATCCCCACACTCACCCTCCCATGAAGGCCATCATGACAACCACCACCTCCCCACCACCACACCTCCTCCGCCATCACCACCATCTTCCCTTAAAACCAAACGCTGTAAATTCTCGACCACTATTTCCAACTGGAAAGGCGTCAAATTCATTCCCTTCATCATCTCCGTCTCCATAGGCATCGTCTTCAACTTTGCAGTCCCAAAGCCTCACCAGTTATCAAGAAAATCATGGCAACTTCTTTCCATCTTCCTCACAACAATATCTGGCCTGATCTTGAGTCCTCTGCCTGTTGGCGCCTGGGCAATGTTCTGCCTAACTCTGACGGTCATAACTAAAACACTAACTTTCATGCAGGCGTTTTCCGCCTTCACGAACGAGGTCATTTGGCTCATTGttatctcttttttcttctccaaAGGTTTTGTGAAGACGGGTCTTGGGGAGAGGGTGGCGATGATGTTCGTGAAGTGGCTGGGGAAGAATACTCTGGGGTTGTCTTATGGGTTGGTTTTGAGCGAGGCCGCGATTTCTCCGGCCATGCCGAGTACTACTGCTAGAGCTGGGGGGATATTTTTGCCCATTATTAAGTCATTGGCAGAGGCAAGTGACAGTTTTCCCAAAGATGAGTCTGCTAGGAAGCTGGGGGCTTATCTGATACAGTCTCAATTACAG TCTTCAAGCAGCTCAAGTGCCCTTTTCCTGACTGCTGCAGCTCAAAACATGTTGTGTTTCAAATTAGCTGAAGctcttgtggttgaaatttCAAATGGATGGGTTACCTGGCTTAAGGGGTCCTGCGTACCTGCAATTGTCAATCTATTAGTTACTCCAGTCCTAGTATACAAGATGTTTCCTCCTAAAATAAAACGTACACCTGATGCTGCTGTCGTAGCTAAGCAGAAATTGGCTCAGATGGGTCCTTTGAAGAGGGAAGAATGGTTTATGATTGCAACCATGCTTATAACTGTTGCACTTTGGATCTCTGG AACGGCTCTTAACATATCAAGTGTCATAGCGGCATTGCTAGGTTTGTCATTACTTCTGCTGTTGGGGGTGCTTGATTGGAATGACTGCCTGAGTGAAAAGTCAGCATGGGATACCTTGGCTTGGTTTGGGGTTCTGGTAGGCATGGCAGGCCAATTAACTGCTCTTGGTGTTATACAATGGGTGTCCGGTCGTGTAGCGCATTTTCTTAAATCCCAGTCAATAGGCTGGTTTGGATCATTTTTTATCCTCCAATTGGCATATTTCTTTGTCCACTATCTATTTGCAAGTCAAACTGCCCATGTTGCAGCTTTATACTCTGCATTTCTTGAAATGCATTTGGCATCTAAAGTTCCAGGTCAGTTAGCTGCTATGGCCCTGGCATACAACACAAACCTTTTTGGTGCATTGACACACTATAGCAGTGGTCAGTCTGCTGTCTATTATGGAG CTGGTTATGTCAGACTCAATGATGTTTTTAAGCTGGGTATAGTCATGGCTCTCATCAACCTTATAACGTGGGGATTGATTGGATTAGGCTGGTGGAAAGCTTTGCACTTTTACTGA
- the LOC140004015 gene encoding dicarboxylate transporter 2.1, chloroplastic-like isoform X2 yields MATSFHLPHNNIWPDLESSACWRLGNVLPNSDGFVKTGLGERVAMMFVKWLGKNTLGLSYGLVLSEAAISPAMPSTTARAGGIFLPIIKSLAEASDSFPKDESARKLGAYLIQSQLQSSSSSSALFLTAAAQNMLCFKLAEALVVEISNGWVTWLKGSCVPAIVNLLVTPVLVYKMFPPKIKRTPDAAVVAKQKLAQMGPLKREEWFMIATMLITVALWISGTALNISSVIAALLGLSLLLLLGVLDWNDCLSEKSAWDTLAWFGVLVGMAGQLTALGVIQWVSGRVAHFLKSQSIGWFGSFFILQLAYFFVHYLFASQTAHVAALYSAFLEMHLASKVPGQLAAMALAYNTNLFGALTHYSSGQSAVYYGAGYVRLNDVFKLGIVMALINLITWGLIGLGWWKALHFY; encoded by the exons ATGGCAACTTCTTTCCATCTTCCTCACAACAATATCTGGCCTGATCTTGAGTCCTCTGCCTGTTGGCGCCTGGGCAATGTTCTGCCTAACTCTGACG GTTTTGTGAAGACGGGTCTTGGGGAGAGGGTGGCGATGATGTTCGTGAAGTGGCTGGGGAAGAATACTCTGGGGTTGTCTTATGGGTTGGTTTTGAGCGAGGCCGCGATTTCTCCGGCCATGCCGAGTACTACTGCTAGAGCTGGGGGGATATTTTTGCCCATTATTAAGTCATTGGCAGAGGCAAGTGACAGTTTTCCCAAAGATGAGTCTGCTAGGAAGCTGGGGGCTTATCTGATACAGTCTCAATTACAG TCTTCAAGCAGCTCAAGTGCCCTTTTCCTGACTGCTGCAGCTCAAAACATGTTGTGTTTCAAATTAGCTGAAGctcttgtggttgaaatttCAAATGGATGGGTTACCTGGCTTAAGGGGTCCTGCGTACCTGCAATTGTCAATCTATTAGTTACTCCAGTCCTAGTATACAAGATGTTTCCTCCTAAAATAAAACGTACACCTGATGCTGCTGTCGTAGCTAAGCAGAAATTGGCTCAGATGGGTCCTTTGAAGAGGGAAGAATGGTTTATGATTGCAACCATGCTTATAACTGTTGCACTTTGGATCTCTGG AACGGCTCTTAACATATCAAGTGTCATAGCGGCATTGCTAGGTTTGTCATTACTTCTGCTGTTGGGGGTGCTTGATTGGAATGACTGCCTGAGTGAAAAGTCAGCATGGGATACCTTGGCTTGGTTTGGGGTTCTGGTAGGCATGGCAGGCCAATTAACTGCTCTTGGTGTTATACAATGGGTGTCCGGTCGTGTAGCGCATTTTCTTAAATCCCAGTCAATAGGCTGGTTTGGATCATTTTTTATCCTCCAATTGGCATATTTCTTTGTCCACTATCTATTTGCAAGTCAAACTGCCCATGTTGCAGCTTTATACTCTGCATTTCTTGAAATGCATTTGGCATCTAAAGTTCCAGGTCAGTTAGCTGCTATGGCCCTGGCATACAACACAAACCTTTTTGGTGCATTGACACACTATAGCAGTGGTCAGTCTGCTGTCTATTATGGAG CTGGTTATGTCAGACTCAATGATGTTTTTAAGCTGGGTATAGTCATGGCTCTCATCAACCTTATAACGTGGGGATTGATTGGATTAGGCTGGTGGAAAGCTTTGCACTTTTACTGA
- the LOC113699041 gene encoding bifunctional riboflavin biosynthesis protein RIBA 1, chloroplastic isoform X2, giving the protein MMNLTWIVQLKDFHPYQKQLKTFIKMVIVVDDGDRENEGDLIMAASMVTPQAMAFIVKHGTGIVCVSMKGEDLKRLELPLMVSQNENDEKLSTAFTVSVDAKHGTTTGVSAQDRATTVLALASIVSKPKDFNRPGHIFPLKYREGGVLKRAGHTEASVDLAVLAGLDPCAVLCEIVDDDGSMARLPKLRQFAQEENLKIISIADLIRFRRKRDKLVERAAVASIPTIWGPFNAYCFKSLLDGIEHIAMVKGEIRDGQNILVRVHSECLTGDIFGSARCDCGNQLARAMEQIEAAGRGVLVYLRGHEGRGIGLGHKLRAYNLQDDGRDTVEANEELGLPVDSREYGIGAQILRDLGVRTMKLMTNNPAKYGGLKGYGLSIAGRVPLLTPITRENSRYLETKRAKLGHVLGTDSNSHGNGSTSETA; this is encoded by the exons ATgatgaatttgacttggatcgTCCAACTGAAGGATTTTCATCCATACCAGAAGCAATTGAAGACATTCATCAAG ATGGTAATTGTTGTGGATGATGGAGACAGGGAAAATGAGGGGGATTTGATTATGGCGGCATCAATGGTCACACCTCAAGCTATGGCATTTATTGTAAAGCATGGGACTGGAATAGTTTGTGTAAGCATGAAAGGAGAAGATTTAAAGAGGTTGGAACTTCCACTTATGGTGTCACAGAATGAGAATGATGAGAAACTCAGTACAGCTTTTACTGTCTCAGTG GATGCAAAACATGGTACGACAACAGGTGTCTCAGCTCAGGATAGAGCAACAACGGTACTAGCTCTGGCATCCATAGTTTCAAAACCTAAGGATTTCAATCGCCCAGGACATATCTTTCCGCTCAAGTACAGGGAAGGAGGGGTGCTCAAAAGAGCTGGTCATACAGAAGCTTCCGTGGATCTTGCTGTATTAGCTGGCTTAGACCCTTGTGCTGTTCTCTGTGAGATAGTGGATGACGATGGTTCCATGGCCAGGTTACCAAAGCTTCGCCAGTTTGCAcaagaagaaaatttgaagattaTCTCTATTGCTGATCTGATAAG GTTTCGCAGGAAACGGGACAAACTGGTCGAGAGGGCTGCTGTAGCATCAATACCAACAATATGGGGACCTTTCAATGCATATTGCTTTAAGTCTCTCTTGGATGGGATTGAGCATATTGCCATGGTCAAA GGTGAAATCAGAGATGGGCAAAATATTCTTGTGAGAGTACATTCGGAGTGCCTTACTGGTGACATATTTGGCTCTGCCAGATGTGACTGTGGTAACCAGCTTGCTCGTGCAATGGAGCAAATTGAAGCAGCCGGTAGGGGTGTGTTAGTGTATCTCCGTGGCCATGAAGGAAGGGGAATTGGTTTGGGGCACAAGCTTCGTGCTTACAACCTGCAAGATGATGGGCGTGATACAGTAGAAGCAAATGAGGAGCTCGGTTTACCTGTTGATTCCAGAGAGTATGGTATTGGTGCTCAG ATATTGCGAGATCTTGGTGTTCGAACAATGAAGCTGATGACAAACAACCCTGCAAAATATGGTGGTCTCAAAGGCTATGGTCTTTCAATTGCTGGAAGAGTCCCACTATTAACTCCAATAACTAGAGAAAATAGTAGATATCTGGAGACCAAGCGTGCAAAGCTGGGGCATGTTTTAGGAACGGATTCAAATAGTCATGGCAATGGTAGTACCAGCGAGACTGCTTAA
- the LOC113699041 gene encoding bifunctional riboflavin biosynthesis protein RIBA 1, chloroplastic isoform X1 has product MASFQLYCSSMAISRLQHQDGLYCLKPVTGSKHTTDFISFSVAQSLHWNCKTNGTRSALLSEGSDFTLHNGSITDASQGDLVNECTQPDTVAFGTLAEEITPNTIGYFTTDDEFDLDRPTEGFSSIPEAIEDIHQGRMVIVVDDGDRENEGDLIMAASMVTPQAMAFIVKHGTGIVCVSMKGEDLKRLELPLMVSQNENDEKLSTAFTVSVDAKHGTTTGVSAQDRATTVLALASIVSKPKDFNRPGHIFPLKYREGGVLKRAGHTEASVDLAVLAGLDPCAVLCEIVDDDGSMARLPKLRQFAQEENLKIISIADLIRFRRKRDKLVERAAVASIPTIWGPFNAYCFKSLLDGIEHIAMVKGEIRDGQNILVRVHSECLTGDIFGSARCDCGNQLARAMEQIEAAGRGVLVYLRGHEGRGIGLGHKLRAYNLQDDGRDTVEANEELGLPVDSREYGIGAQILRDLGVRTMKLMTNNPAKYGGLKGYGLSIAGRVPLLTPITRENSRYLETKRAKLGHVLGTDSNSHGNGSTSETA; this is encoded by the exons ATGGCTTCATTCCAGCTTTATTGCTCTTCCATGGCTATTTCACGTTTGCA ACACCAGGATGGCCTGTATTGCCTAAAACCAGTCACAGGAAGCAAACATACAACTGATTTCATCTCGTTCAGTGTAGCTCAAAGTTTGCACTGGAATTGCAAGACCAACGGCACTAGATCTGCATTATTGTCAGAAGGAAGTGATTTCACATTGCATAATGGAAGCATTACTGATGCAAGTCAAGGTGACCTTGTCAATGAGTGCACACAACCTGATACTGTAGCCTTTGGAACCCTGGCAGAAGAAATAACTCCTAATACAATTGGGTATTTTACTACTGATgatgaatttgacttggatcgTCCAACTGAAGGATTTTCATCCATACCAGAAGCAATTGAAGACATTCATCAAGGCAGG ATGGTAATTGTTGTGGATGATGGAGACAGGGAAAATGAGGGGGATTTGATTATGGCGGCATCAATGGTCACACCTCAAGCTATGGCATTTATTGTAAAGCATGGGACTGGAATAGTTTGTGTAAGCATGAAAGGAGAAGATTTAAAGAGGTTGGAACTTCCACTTATGGTGTCACAGAATGAGAATGATGAGAAACTCAGTACAGCTTTTACTGTCTCAGTG GATGCAAAACATGGTACGACAACAGGTGTCTCAGCTCAGGATAGAGCAACAACGGTACTAGCTCTGGCATCCATAGTTTCAAAACCTAAGGATTTCAATCGCCCAGGACATATCTTTCCGCTCAAGTACAGGGAAGGAGGGGTGCTCAAAAGAGCTGGTCATACAGAAGCTTCCGTGGATCTTGCTGTATTAGCTGGCTTAGACCCTTGTGCTGTTCTCTGTGAGATAGTGGATGACGATGGTTCCATGGCCAGGTTACCAAAGCTTCGCCAGTTTGCAcaagaagaaaatttgaagattaTCTCTATTGCTGATCTGATAAG GTTTCGCAGGAAACGGGACAAACTGGTCGAGAGGGCTGCTGTAGCATCAATACCAACAATATGGGGACCTTTCAATGCATATTGCTTTAAGTCTCTCTTGGATGGGATTGAGCATATTGCCATGGTCAAA GGTGAAATCAGAGATGGGCAAAATATTCTTGTGAGAGTACATTCGGAGTGCCTTACTGGTGACATATTTGGCTCTGCCAGATGTGACTGTGGTAACCAGCTTGCTCGTGCAATGGAGCAAATTGAAGCAGCCGGTAGGGGTGTGTTAGTGTATCTCCGTGGCCATGAAGGAAGGGGAATTGGTTTGGGGCACAAGCTTCGTGCTTACAACCTGCAAGATGATGGGCGTGATACAGTAGAAGCAAATGAGGAGCTCGGTTTACCTGTTGATTCCAGAGAGTATGGTATTGGTGCTCAG ATATTGCGAGATCTTGGTGTTCGAACAATGAAGCTGATGACAAACAACCCTGCAAAATATGGTGGTCTCAAAGGCTATGGTCTTTCAATTGCTGGAAGAGTCCCACTATTAACTCCAATAACTAGAGAAAATAGTAGATATCTGGAGACCAAGCGTGCAAAGCTGGGGCATGTTTTAGGAACGGATTCAAATAGTCATGGCAATGGTAGTACCAGCGAGACTGCTTAA